DNA sequence from the Mesorhizobium sp. AR10 genome:
AGTATGGTTTGCTCACGTTCGGACAGCCGCCAACGCTCCTCCCTTGTCCGGAGAAATTCCTCTTCTTTTTTGAGAATCGCGGGTACTTCGGCGAATGCCGTTTCGATCCGCCGATCATCAGTGGTGAATAACTGAAAGATGTCTGAGGTCAGAAGTTGGTCGATGGTCAGATTTTCGATGTTTGGGAAGTCGCTAATTTGCTCAACGATTTCGTTCATGCTGCTCTCGACCGCCCCGTCTCGATTCCGGAAACGGTTCAACATCATGACTTCTCCCGCGAACATACCTCTGAGACATAGGGGATCGTGGCTGGTTAGGATAAATGTCGAGCGAGGAAGTGCGCGGCGTAAACCGGAGACAATCTGCATCTTCCAACGCGGATGTAGGTGGGCTTCGATCTCATCAATCAAGATGATGGCGCGAGCGTGGCGTGCAGCGCGGTGGTCATTCTTCGACAGCTCAAACAGTCGAGAGAAGATGTCACAGACCACGGCAAGAACCGCTCGGTAGCCCGATGACACCACGCCCAGGCGCTGCCTCAGCATTCCTGGGGGATTCTTGCGTTCAATGTTGATTGCACAATATTCCTTGCCGTCTTGGTCATGCCCCACTTCAATGTTTCGAAAATGACCGTCGATCTGAATGATATGCCGCAGAGCGCTCACGACTTCGTTGAGCGACTCCGGAGAATTTCTGGATAGTTCGATCAGCCAGGGCTCCGGATTTGAGATTACCTGATCGCGTCTGAAAAGTGTGTCGATGTGGCGGACGACATCATCGCGTTGTTCCCTGTCAAAGAGCCTATGGGCGCCATAGGCGAAGACCAGGGGATGATGAGCGTCGGTGTCGTCGCCGAAGATGCCGTTGGTGCGATCGAGCACCAACTTCAAGGTAGGAGCATCGTTGTAGAATTCGACCTCAATCGATCCACGATTTATTGGCTTGTGGCCGGCGCTTCCCATGTATTCGGGATCCATCAAAAGATCCGATGGGCTTTCTTGAAGTTGGTTGCGCAAGTCGGTAGGAATGCAAGTCAATGCAATCGCCTCTAGGATGCTGCTCTTCCCAGTCGCATTTTCGCCTAGAATTAAAAGGCATGGAGCGTCCGGCACGTCGCTGAACTCATTGGGCACGGACATAGCAACAGCGACTTCAGGCATCTGCGCTTTCATATTGAACTCGATGGACTCCAATGACTTGAAGTTCTCGATCCGAACGCGTTTGATGCGAGGATGAGCGAGATCCACGTCAGGTTTTGGGAGCGTTTCCTCGATCGGCGCTACCGACTGCGGGAGACCCCGGTTCTCGTCCAGTCGTCGCACTTCTTCAATCGCGTCATGAATGAAGGTATAGGCATCGCCGTCGCGCCACAGGCGGGCAATGGCGGAACCGATTGCGGTTGGCGCAAGGTTCAGTTTTCGCTTCGTCTGACGCCGGATTTCGCGGCCAATGCGCAGAGCGAAGAGATATGCAGCACTCGGATATGGCGCGGACGATTGGAGCGACGGATAGGACTGGTCACTCGACGGACGGTCGAGCATTTCCTTGATCATTTGTATCAGGAATAGCCTCCGTTCCTCGACGAGCGTCGGTCTATTCAAAGCGAAATGAGCAATTGTCGGATCTGCTCTTCTGTTCCCGGTGAATCGCCCGTCGGAGCGGACCTGGAACGCCTGCGTGATGCGCCTTTCGCCTGGGTAGTACAGGACTTGATCTTCATCTAGAGCACGTCCTGTTTAATTTGGGTCATATCCGGCGGCCTGGAAGTAGTTGGCGCATTCGGCTGGCGTGAACTGATCAAGGAGTGAGCCGACCGCATCCCACAGAGCGGTGATGGTTCTCTCGGCCTTGGCGCGTAGGAGTGCCTTGAGTTTTGAGAAGGCATTCTCGATGGGATTAAAGTCGGGGCTATAGGGCGGCAGGAACATGAGCCTTGCGCCGGCGGTCTCGATCGCGTCCCGAACGCCGGCCGCCTTGTGGGCGGGCAGGTTGTCCATCACGACGATGTCGCCCTCCGACAGGGTCGGGACCAGCACCTGCTCGACATAGGCCAGGAACACGTTGCCGTTCATGGCGCC
Encoded proteins:
- a CDS encoding AAA family ATPase, translated to MIKEMLDRPSSDQSYPSLQSSAPYPSAAYLFALRIGREIRRQTKRKLNLAPTAIGSAIARLWRDGDAYTFIHDAIEEVRRLDENRGLPQSVAPIEETLPKPDVDLAHPRIKRVRIENFKSLESIEFNMKAQMPEVAVAMSVPNEFSDVPDAPCLLILGENATGKSSILEAIALTCIPTDLRNQLQESPSDLLMDPEYMGSAGHKPINRGSIEVEFYNDAPTLKLVLDRTNGIFGDDTDAHHPLVFAYGAHRLFDREQRDDVVRHIDTLFRRDQVISNPEPWLIELSRNSPESLNEVVSALRHIIQIDGHFRNIEVGHDQDGKEYCAINIERKNPPGMLRQRLGVVSSGYRAVLAVVCDIFSRLFELSKNDHRAARHARAIILIDEIEAHLHPRWKMQIVSGLRRALPRSTFILTSHDPLCLRGMFAGEVMMLNRFRNRDGAVESSMNEIVEQISDFPNIENLTIDQLLTSDIFQLFTTDDRRIETAFAEVPAILKKEEEFLRTREERWRLSEREQTILRSFRNEISNGLPYGKTEVSRLVQEAVAEYVASRRERDKSSNDDKRQRAKDAVKSYLGDLLG